cttccgtagtagaaaatgtcaccaacttctgtaaccttgagttccaactcactgcagcggaccccatagtataaacataaccggtcgtacttcgccttttatctacatcacctgcgaagtctgcatccacataccccctcaaaatagaaccaccttttccatagcacaatggtatgtttgtgttacctctcaaatacctgagaatccacttcacagcttcccaatgttgttttcctgggttgcttgcatatctactcactactctcactgcatgtgcaatatccggtctcgtgcacaccatagcatacattagactctcaatagccgaagaatatggtacgtaagacatgtactccttttcttcatctgtcttcgcacactgcataattaaaagacgaatttgacttccaagtggagaactaactggttttgcattctccatattgaatcttttcaacactcgttcaatatattcatcctgagtaagcataagtacacccttagctctgtctcttatgatcctcataccaagaatcttctttgcttcaccaagatctttcatagaaaactcacttgctaattgtttcttcaaattctcaacttcttgtggAGATGTTctggcaaccaacatatcatccacatacagtagtaatatgatgtagtcagaaccatttcttttgaagtaacaacaatgatctgcattacaccgtgagtaaccacttctatgcatgaagttatcaaacttcttgtaccactgtctcggggcttgttttaaaccatacaaactcttctttagtttgcacaccatctcttccttgccttttactatgaatccttctggttgcttcatgtaaatttcttcatataggtcaccatgaagaaaagttgtctttacatccaactgttcaaggtagagatcttcagaatccactagacttaacactagtcgaatagtagtcatcttcacaactggagaaaatatctcgttgtaatcaacaccgggtttttgctggaaacctttcacaaccaacctctccttgtagcgaatttctccatttgcttcagatttcatccgataaacccacttgttatgcaacgccttcttacctcttggtaattttactaacacccaagtgccattctcatcaagtgaatttatctcatcctccatagcaagtttccacttgcctgaatcatcagccgctagtgcttccttaatatcttcaggttctcctccatccgtaagtaatagataattcaaagcataccttgggtttggtttaggagttcttgacgatcttcgtacttcttgtgaaaCTGCAAGAATAACTCCCACTGTAGTATAAGTCTCTTCAACTTAtacttctctgccatcagcaacatcatgatcttcttgttccacacttcttccagaaacatcatcaatattgatatacaactccttatagacgttgcttgacctgacatcttcaacttgtgttgtattcctgtccttgtacagctcattctcattaaaagtgacatctctacttctaataactttgtgaccctcatagtcccaaatttatacccaaaagcgtcaattccataaccaaggaatatacacttctttgcttgagcacctatcttagacctctcaccgggactaagatgaacaacaccaacacaaccaaaaacttttaaataggaaagatttacctttttgccagtccaaacctcctctggtatcttcatatctaatggactattaGGTGTCATGTTAATTAGATAAGCAGtcgtctctgttgcatgtgcccagaaggtctcgggcaaaccagactgcaacctcatgcaccttgcacgtgcattcaacgtccaattcatacgttctgctactccattctcctgtggcgtccttggaactgtcctttccaaacgaattccatttgtagcacataattgtaagaattctgttttgtcatactcaccaccgttgtctgaccttagatACTTCAACTTCggaccagtttctgtttcaaccaaagctttccacttcttaaacacttcatacacctcgaacttattcttcatgaagtaaagccacaccttccttgagtgatcatcaataaaggtgacataatactgaaacccgctgtgagatgcaacatcaattggtccccatacatccgtgtgaaccaaatcaagttttgcacttatcaagtctcttcctcctctgctgaaactaacccgtttttgttttccaagaacacagtcttcacaaaaactcatatcaacagactacaccttaggtagatatcctccccaacatagaatcttcatgttcttctcactcatgtgccctaatcttttatgccataagttagtgtcttcaccactactagccactgctaaagtagttccatctgaagtccggtatagagtattgactctaactccacgagctaataccatagcccatttctttactttccaattgtgtttcgttaacaaaacttcacagtcatcatcacaaacttggcccacagacaccaagttcttcttcaaatttggaacgtgtcgtacatccttcaatttccatgtcgaaccattgactttcaagatcacatcacccaaaccgatgatgtcgcatgcttcatcGTCACCCAATAATACTTGAccatagtatccttctttataagagatcataatactcttatcacccgttgcatggaaagaagctcccgagtctatgatccaagactcatcttgcttgtcctcagagagtagtagaaaaccttccgtaatcaccttcttgttatcaacaaggaccttcaccggttccgcagctgcaactacgttgacctcttcttgattacctttgtttccaccattattagcacaTTTGTTTTCCGGAAAATCGcgcttgaagtgtcctactttcttacacgcccaacactcaacaataCCTCTAGGTCGATATTGAGATCTCCCCCTAGACTTccatctggatttgttgttgttgttcctatttgaactcctgcctctatcttcatCATGCATAtttaaggccgagcttgaagaactagaaacataaccttgttttattcttctctcctcttcagcgatcaacctttgttgcacatcatcaagcttcaacttctcgctccctgcagAATTGCTTATGGTTatccttgcagtctcccaactctttggtaatgacgacaacaaccgtaaagcttgaacttcatcatcaaaagtaatactaacttttgaaagctgagaaataattgatttaaacttcccaagatgtgctgaaatcgcttcgccttcttgcatcttcagattaaataattgttcacacaacataatcttccccgaggctgatgacttttgatacaacttttcaagtttatccataagattctTCGTACTAGTTTCATCTTGTACGTTACTGTATACTTCCTCCGTTAGgcatctacggatcacggctacacacttgcgatcaagagtattccattcatcgtctttgcgtgctcccttttcgcaattccacccaatggatcagcaaggtctttctcatataggtagtcttccacctgagacttccaaaacacaaagttcttcccattaaaaactttaaccctagctaccgtactttcattattatcacccataactcccactccaatcgtactacgaaCCCTGAAGCTCtaacctggctctgataccagttgttaggatcttcacggaccgccggaccctacttctgggcccgaccacatagcactgataatgtccccacttgaccacctgttgcagcaggtgtggggttttaatctaaaaggcctcggccACATACTCCAACACAAACGACCCATGGCTTCTACTCAGATAAGGGCCTTCTCTACAGCAAGTGCATTAGGTAGTAAACCTAACACACTCAGGCGAACCAATCAAAGCAGAACCATTAGGTGAGTTTTGTTTCACTTATTCGTTATTTTTTTTATTCGATTGATTTGAGCTTAATTGATTCTGCCATGAACCTACATGCATATGCTAATTAAGCTTTATGAAACTTCTGTCATTTCTTATTCAGAGCTGCAGCAAAAAAAAGTAGTGAAAAAACCTCCCACTCCGCCTACTGGAAAGGGAAAGAAGCCACCGCAAACAAACTCGGTCTCGCTTATGAGTGAGTCTTCCTCGACTTGGAAAGCTGAAACTGATTCGAGCAATAAAGCGCAACAAAAGGATATTAACACTGGGTTATTTGCAACTGAGCAATAAtaatttatgtcgagcatgtcATTATGTTAGTAACTGTATGAATATAGGCCAAACGACAAGGTGTGTGTTCAAAAGAACAAAATGGTGTAATTTGATGTAGAAATAGTTAAACTGATCTGGCGGATAACCCATGGTAATGATATTCCTGGCCGCCTTAATTTACCAGGAGTCGTCATAGCTACCAAATACTCCTACTTATGAAACATTGACAGAGTAGTTAAGCTCCGGTGGTAGCTCCGGTTCTCCTGTTACTGTGTAGTGTGTGTGAATTTATGCTGCTgttgaaagaaaaattaaatgaaATGAGTAAAAATAATTTTTGATCTTATCTAGTCCCAATTGGGTATTTTCCCAACGGTAAAAGGAATTTTCATCTCGGGTGTCTAGTTCACTGTTTGAACTTCAACCATTCACTACGTTGCTTTGTAGTAATGATGAATACCAGGAAATGTAAGAGATGGCTTTATATCATTCAAGTAAATTTGGCAAACCGTACATACGGCCATAACAATAGTTCTCAAATCTCAACCACCAAAACGTGGTAACCACAGAGATACAATCAAGAATACTGGGGGTTAGAAATGTACCCACTTTCAGTCATGTGACAACCCCCAGCATATGTTACCCAGCATACCACTATTACCCACCACATTCGCTCACTATCTAAGAGTTTAGCTCATTATAAATAGCATGGTCTAGCCAAGTTGTATTCATATTGATTTTAAAGGTAGACGAATTTAAGAtacaactttgatttttttttaaattttctttacATATCTATTCTTATCTCTGTTTGATTGTGAGAAACTGAGAGTAAACAAAATTTGGAATAAAGATGGTGGTGAAAATTTATGGTCCGGTAACAGGAGCTTGTCCACAAAGAGTCATGGCTTGTCTTTTCGAAAAAGAAATTGACTTTGAGGTCGAAACCATCCGCCTTGAACTCGGAGAACACAAAAGGCCAGAGTTCCTTGTGAAACAGGTAAACTAAACGCTCATTTACTACTAGTAACTACTAGCATTTACTAAATACTAGTACTATAGCTCACTTTGTGTTCAAATGCTCTAGTTTCCTAATGGATTGTAACTCTCATTTTTCAGCCATTTGGTCAAGTGCCTGTAGTAGAGGATGGGGACTTCAGACTTTTTGGTAAGAATCTAatatcatttttcattagctgccAAATTTAACAAAAAGACTCCTCTTGTTAATGTACAATTTCTTAAGTGATTGGCCTGTTCTTGATAATGCGCAGAATCAAGGGCGATCATAAGGTATTACGCAGCTAAATATGCTGATCAAGGAACAAACTTGTTGGGCAAAACACTAGAGGAACGAGCTTTGGTAGATCAATGGCTTGAAGTTGAAGCACACAATTTCAATGAACTGATATATACTATTGTATTTCAAGTGGTGATACTTCCTCGAATGGGTCAAACTACTGACTCAGAGTTGGTAGGTGTTAGTCAAGAGAAACTCGGAAAAGTTCTTGATATATACGAAGAACAATTGTCCAAGAACAGTTATCTAGCTGGAGATTCGTTCAGTCTCGCCGATCTGGGCCACCTCCCAGGGATTCGGTATTTGATGAATGAGGCAGGGAAAGGTTATCTTGTCAAGGACAGGAAGAATGTGAATGCCTGGTGGGGAAATATTTCAAACAGGCCTGCTTGGAAGAAAGTTCTGAAACTCATGGAGAAAAATTAGTTGAAGCAAGGTTTATGTACTATGAAAGGTTTTCCGTATAATATGGAAAACTGATTGATATTGTTGTGATGATTTCTGTCTAGAAAGTCTTTTTTGCTGCTGCAATATTCTACAATAAAAACTTGGCTTTTTATGGTGTGCCATATTCATCTGCCTGCTTTACAATGACTTCAGTGCAAGCCTGCTGGTTTTCCTCAAATTTTATGAGACAAGATCTTGTAACCAACTACTCAGCAGTTATACTGAATTCAAAAGCTGCACTAGTAAATggatttttcatgaaaaataaaaggaaccgaatcttctcaaaaataaaacaaaattaacaataTAAACTTTCCTGAATTATCCTGTTTGTGTCAGAACACTCAGCGTGCAGTCATTGAATCTACAAGATCTTGCAAACATTGATACTAATTTACTAAAAGAATTCTGAAACTCCAAACAAAGCCAGGTAGGAACTGGTTTTTGCTAGATGTTGAACTTAGTAATACCCTGCAAGCCCCAAAAATCAGCATCGAAGTCCCAACTAGTTTTGCAATTCAAATTTGATAGAGAAAAACACAGCAACTTATATGGATGAGTTTTCTTTAGCAATCGATAGAAATGCAATTGTTGGTGATTGTTGTGGCTTTGCTTAAGAAGGGATCAATCTTCACCCAAACAAGCGAAAAGACAGAGGCCAAAAGGACCGACCAAAGAACTACAATTGTTGGAGTTCGGTTTTGACGCCCCATAAGACCCTTGAGGaatgggtaaagatgaagaatCACCCAAAAGGCAAAGAAGACTTTGCCAAAAAGTGGACCCCATGCTTCGTAACCGCTATTGAGTGCATTGGAGAACCCGGCAACTACACCCACTAAGTTTACAACGAGAAGGGTTGTAGGAGGGATTAGAAGAGTTGTCCATTTGAACATGTATAGTTCACCAAAATCTGCATCATCACCAGCTTTTGCCGTCACAGTGAAGTTGGTGTCCACACCAGCCAACATCTTTAAGAACCCTTGGAATACGGCAAATAGATGAGCTGAAACGCCTCCAATAACCCAAAACTGCTCATTACGCCACAAGTCTTCAATGCTCACACCGCTCCACCTCAGCTCGAGCACACTTGTTAAGATGATGGAGGTGAAGAGACCAAGAAACCAAATGCTTGCGATGTTTGAGAGCTGTCACAAAATGCAGTCTTAATAAGTAACAAATCAGGTATGAATTAGTATGGAGGCATTATGAGCAGCATATGTAAGTTTGGCATATGTTAGCCAATGTGGTATAAAGAGACTTCATGCACGTGTCATATCAGCTACCATACCATGTGAACAGCAAATGTAATCAGTAAAAGTGACAACAACATTTAACAGCTAAAGGTTTTGGAATTGaagaaccaaaagaaagaaattaCCGTTGGTATGATAAATTTTCCAGTGAGAAGGCAGATAGCAGGCAGTGAGCAGTAAGCAATCAGAGGAAGGGAAGTAAATGGGTACAGAATTGTGTTTATATATGCTAGTCTTTGCAGTAATTTTAGGCGGCCACCTCCCCATCCGTACCAGAGGGGACAATGTCTGCTGAGGAAAATTTCCACGGATCCAAGTGCCCATCTAAGGACTTGGTGCAACCGGTCAGACAAATTGATGGGAGCTGAACCTTTGAAAGCAGGTCTCACGGGCATGCAGTAAATTGATCTCCACCCTCGACAATGCATTTTGAAACCCGTCAAGATATCTTCCGTCACAGACCCATATATCCAACCAATCTAATAAAGCATAGATGGCACAAAATCCCAGTTCGAAGTATTAATACAAGAACAAACTAGTTAATGTCACTTTAAGATATGAAATGTATATGGAAACCTCACCTCCTTCCCCCATTCAGTTTTCTCTTCATATCCACAGCTAATGACATGAATTGCCTCCTTGATCAGAGTTGATGGGTTGGCAGAATCTGCTACTCCTCCATACTCCATCATAGTAGATTCAATGAATACTGTAGATAAGCCAAAAGTCTTCTCGAAGCTCATCTGAGAAATCAGTAGAGACCTATCATGCTCATCATAGTCTGCAGAAATGGATTTTATCATCAGTAATTTAGAAGCACCACTAAGCATCTCAAAACATTGATGGCTTTGGGAAGCCCGCTTACTTTCTATTTCTCTGAGATTAAAAATGGCAGCATCAAGATCTTCCCGTTTAGAATCACGATACATCTCTGAGGCATCCTTAGAAGGTTTTTTGGAACGGCAGCAACAAGAGAAGCAACAACACcatgagcaagatgaagaagacTTGGGAAGGCTAGGTAAAGATGGAGGGCCATATCCATAAAGTGCTTGCCTATTGAACATAGTACCAGTTCCAACATAAACTGGTCCTTGAATACCATCTAATCCTCTCATGTTAACCTGAAACAGTAATCACAATGACTTCTAAAAATCTGATATGAACAACTCTAATCGTGCTAAAAAGGAAGATTATTGATTAAAACTTACATCAAAGAAAACGACATTTCTGTTGGCGTATCTATCACTTCGATCAATACCATCAAATCTCTGAGGAAACTGAATATAGCAGACGTTTTTACCAACTTGTGGATCCATCATGAAACACATGCCCTCACGAACTGCCTCGCTATTGTTGACATAATGATCACAATCAAGGTTAAGAATGTAGGGAGCATTGGTGAGGACTGCAGACACTCTAACCTGCAATAAACCAACATTTCAGCATACATTACATCATACGATAGAAACTTTTTCTTTGTAATATTTGCC
This DNA window, taken from Papaver somniferum cultivar HN1 chromosome 3, ASM357369v1, whole genome shotgun sequence, encodes the following:
- the LOC113356336 gene encoding glutathione S-transferase F12-like, with the protein product MVVKIYGPVTGACPQRVMACLFEKEIDFEVETIRLELGEHKRPEFLVKQPFGQVPVVEDGDFRLFESRAIIRYYAAKYADQGTNLLGKTLEERALVDQWLEVEAHNFNELIYTIVFQVVILPRMGQTTDSELVGVSQEKLGKVLDIYEEQLSKNSYLAGDSFSLADLGHLPGIRYLMNEAGKGYLVKDRKNVNAWWGNISNRPAWKKVLKLMEKN